The following proteins are co-located in the Syntrophorhabdaceae bacterium genome:
- a CDS encoding CoB--CoM heterodisulfide reductase iron-sulfur subunit A family protein: MENVISLKENIQHLRKMLGESNFGDVMVVGGGISGIQASLDLASAGFKVYLVEKAPSIGGHMAQLDKTFPTNDCSMUILAPKLVEVGRHPNIEVLTYTEVHEVEGEVGDFHVTLVRKPRYIKEDKCTGCTVCVEYCPVQYPDQYNQDISLNKAVHIYFAQAIPLIAYIDESCLYLKEDKCKICEAVCKNNAIDFTQKPKKMDIKVGAIILSPGFEPFDPKVMKEYHYREFQNVVTSMDYERLLCSTGPYQGEILRSSDKKHPHNIAWVQCVGSRQVIEGGNSYCSAVCCTYTQKQVILTKDHDADARCTIFHNDIRSYGKDFERYFQRTEALPGIRFFRSYVSIVKEDPITKNVTIRYSTPDEGVKEEEFDMVVLSVGMNPPLEVQDLVKKFGIELNDHHFCKLNQTNPMETNRPGIFVSGALQGPIDIPESVFSASGAGSQVGELLKYRRGNLAKERIYPPEQDLSQQEPRVGVFVCHCGANIGRVVNVPETVEYCKTLPNVVYAQEQLFSCATNSAKEITDMIKEKGLNRVVVAACSPRTLEPLFRDTLREAGINQYYYEMANIREHNSWVHSKEKEEATKKAHDLIRMSVARACHLEPLQEFDLPVDKRALIVGGGVAGMNCALSIANQGHEVFIIEKEKELGGNSRKVYRTLQGLDVQAYLKDLISKVNQHPIIHVYTEAEIIEATGYIGNFVTTIKSNRGITEIKHGAVVIAIGADVYKPTEYLYGEDERVLTNLELEEKIVKEDEKVMNAQSIVMIQCVGCRNEDRNYCSRICCSGSVKNALMLKEKNPDADIYILFRDMRTYGFNEDYYREAAAKEVRFIRYEPDDKPVVEPGEAEDGRPVLKVTATDYILNKKLELDADIVSLAAAIIPSESTKDIANLFKVTLSLDGFFKEAHVKLRPVEFATDGVYLCGLAHYPKFMQETINQSFGAAGRVLTLLSNDVVTASGSVCEVEEKRCMGCGACVNVCTYGALELRDTRQGKKAFINPVLCKGDGLCNSKCPTGAIRLKHYTDDELVAEIDAVIEEISTGELKAVGEDA, translated from the coding sequence GTGGAAAACGTAATATCGCTAAAAGAAAACATTCAACATCTAAGAAAAATGCTCGGTGAGAGCAATTTTGGAGATGTCATGGTTGTCGGGGGTGGCATAAGCGGCATCCAGGCATCCCTTGACCTGGCATCTGCAGGCTTCAAGGTTTACCTGGTGGAAAAGGCGCCGAGTATCGGTGGCCATATGGCACAGCTTGATAAGACCTTTCCCACCAATGACTGCTCCATGTGAATTCTCGCACCTAAACTGGTCGAGGTCGGCCGGCATCCAAATATAGAGGTTCTCACCTATACAGAGGTCCACGAGGTAGAAGGTGAGGTAGGTGATTTTCATGTAACACTGGTAAGGAAACCAAGATATATAAAAGAAGACAAATGCACAGGTTGCACGGTATGTGTTGAATACTGTCCTGTCCAGTATCCAGATCAGTATAACCAAGATATCTCCCTTAATAAGGCAGTTCATATCTATTTTGCCCAGGCAATCCCACTTATTGCTTATATTGATGAGAGTTGTCTATACCTCAAAGAAGACAAATGCAAGATATGCGAGGCAGTTTGTAAGAATAATGCCATAGACTTTACACAAAAGCCAAAGAAGATGGATATAAAGGTAGGGGCAATAATACTCTCCCCGGGTTTTGAACCCTTTGATCCTAAGGTTATGAAGGAATACCACTACAGGGAGTTCCAGAACGTGGTAACCAGTATGGATTATGAAAGGCTTCTATGTTCCACAGGCCCTTATCAAGGCGAGATACTCCGTTCATCTGATAAGAAACACCCCCACAATATTGCATGGGTTCAGTGCGTGGGTTCAAGGCAGGTTATAGAGGGAGGCAACAGCTATTGTTCGGCAGTCTGCTGCACATATACCCAGAAACAGGTTATCCTTACAAAAGACCATGATGCAGATGCAAGATGCACCATATTCCATAATGATATAAGGTCCTATGGAAAGGATTTTGAGCGTTATTTCCAGAGGACAGAGGCGTTGCCAGGCATAAGGTTTTTCAGAAGTTATGTCTCCATAGTAAAAGAAGACCCAATCACAAAGAATGTGACAATCCGTTACTCCACCCCAGATGAGGGTGTGAAAGAGGAAGAATTTGATATGGTGGTTCTCTCTGTGGGTATGAACCCTCCTTTGGAGGTTCAGGATCTGGTGAAGAAATTCGGCATAGAGCTTAATGACCATCATTTCTGCAAGCTCAATCAGACAAATCCCATGGAGACAAACAGACCCGGCATATTTGTAAGCGGTGCATTACAGGGTCCTATAGACATCCCTGAGTCAGTATTCAGCGCCAGCGGTGCAGGTTCACAGGTAGGTGAATTATTGAAATACAGGAGGGGAAACCTGGCAAAAGAGAGGATCTATCCCCCTGAACAGGATCTCTCCCAGCAGGAACCCAGGGTTGGTGTATTCGTGTGCCATTGCGGTGCCAACATAGGCAGGGTAGTGAATGTCCCAGAAACAGTAGAATACTGTAAGACCCTTCCTAATGTTGTCTATGCCCAGGAACAGCTATTCTCATGTGCCACCAACTCTGCCAAAGAGATTACAGATATGATAAAGGAAAAAGGACTCAACAGGGTCGTTGTTGCTGCATGCTCACCAAGGACACTGGAGCCCCTATTTAGAGATACATTGAGAGAAGCAGGTATCAACCAGTATTACTATGAAATGGCAAACATCAGGGAACACAATTCATGGGTTCACTCCAAGGAAAAGGAAGAGGCAACAAAGAAGGCCCATGACCTCATCAGGATGTCTGTGGCAAGGGCATGTCATTTAGAGCCATTACAGGAATTTGACCTTCCTGTTGATAAAAGGGCGCTTATCGTAGGTGGCGGTGTAGCAGGCATGAACTGCGCCCTATCTATTGCAAATCAGGGTCATGAGGTGTTTATCATCGAAAAGGAAAAAGAGCTTGGAGGAAATTCAAGAAAGGTTTATAGAACCCTCCAGGGACTCGATGTCCAGGCATATCTAAAGGATCTCATAAGCAAGGTCAATCAGCACCCCATTATCCATGTCTATACAGAGGCAGAAATCATAGAGGCTACAGGGTATATAGGCAACTTTGTGACAACCATTAAATCAAATAGAGGAATAACCGAAATAAAACATGGCGCTGTTGTTATAGCAATAGGCGCAGATGTATATAAACCAACTGAATATCTATATGGTGAGGATGAGAGGGTCCTTACCAACCTTGAACTTGAGGAAAAGATAGTCAAGGAAGATGAGAAGGTGATGAATGCCCAGAGCATTGTAATGATACAGTGCGTTGGGTGTAGAAACGAAGATAGAAATTATTGCAGCAGGATTTGCTGTAGCGGCTCTGTAAAAAATGCCCTCATGCTCAAGGAGAAAAACCCAGATGCAGATATCTATATACTCTTCAGGGATATGAGGACATATGGATTTAATGAAGATTATTATCGTGAGGCAGCAGCAAAAGAGGTAAGGTTCATACGCTATGAGCCTGATGATAAGCCTGTTGTTGAGCCAGGTGAGGCAGAAGATGGAAGACCTGTTCTCAAGGTTACGGCCACAGATTACATCCTTAATAAAAAGCTTGAACTTGATGCAGATATCGTATCCCTTGCTGCAGCCATCATACCATCGGAATCCACTAAAGATATTGCCAATCTCTTTAAGGTCACCTTGAGCCTTGACGGGTTCTTTAAAGAGGCACATGTAAAATTGAGACCAGTGGAATTTGCCACAGACGGTGTTTATCTCTGCGGCCTTGCACATTATCCTAAGTTTATGCAGGAGACTATTAATCAATCATTTGGTGCAGCAGGCAGGGTATTGACACTCCTATCCAACGATGTGGTTACAGCTTCAGGTTCAGTGTGTGAGGTAGAGGAGAAGAGGTGCATGGGTTGTGGTGCATGTGTAAATGTATGCACTTACGGTGCCCTTGAATTGAGGGATACAAGACAGGGCAAAAAGGCTTTCATTAACCCTGTTCTGTGTAAGGGTGATGGACTGTGCAACTCGAAATGTCCTACAGGTGCCATAAGATTAAAACATTATACAGACGATGAGTTAGTAGCAGAGATAGACGCAGTGATAGAGGAAATATCAACAGGAGAATTAAAGGCGGTAGGTGAAGATGCATAG
- the fdhD gene encoding formate dehydrogenase accessory sulfurtransferase FdhD has protein sequence MQDTVDVKPTKEIALETECIRYTDSGWSKTIASVPIERELTIYINLKEFVTILCTPLKLNFLVIGFLYSEGIITGMADITMMRVCDAESEVDVRLTRDDYELPKRKRLTSGCGGGPSFITYGQRVESDFELTPKEIMALTRQLQEHMDLYQTSGGVHASALADRNKLLIMAEDIGRHNTVDKIQGECIFKGISTRDCVLLSTGRISSEMLLKAARMGVPIIVSRHSPTGTAVRLADELGIALVGRVRGNRLSVYSHPERLGFRDN, from the coding sequence ATGCAGGATACTGTCGATGTAAAACCTACAAAAGAGATAGCTCTGGAGACAGAGTGTATCCGTTATACAGATTCTGGTTGGTCTAAGACAATAGCCAGCGTGCCCATAGAGAGAGAACTTACGATATATATAAACCTTAAGGAATTTGTAACCATACTATGCACGCCGTTAAAACTGAATTTTTTGGTGATTGGCTTTTTATATTCTGAAGGGATAATAACAGGGATGGCTGATATAACTATGATGCGCGTATGCGATGCTGAATCAGAGGTAGATGTGAGATTGACGAGGGATGATTATGAATTACCAAAGAGAAAGAGACTCACATCAGGATGTGGAGGCGGACCATCCTTTATAACATATGGTCAGAGGGTAGAATCTGATTTTGAGTTAACACCAAAAGAGATAATGGCACTTACAAGGCAGCTTCAGGAACATATGGATTTATATCAGACAAGTGGCGGGGTTCATGCCTCAGCCCTTGCAGACAGAAACAAGCTGCTTATTATGGCAGAGGATATTGGCAGACACAATACAGTAGATAAGATCCAGGGTGAATGTATTTTTAAAGGTATCTCAACAAGGGATTGTGTGCTTTTGAGTACAGGGAGGATCTCTTCAGAGATGCTTTTAAAGGCAGCAAGGATGGGTGTTCCTATTATTGTGTCTCGTCATTCACCTACAGGGACTGCAGTTAGGCTTGCTGATGAGTTGGGCATTGCCCTTGTAGGTCGTGTGCGTGGCAATCGTCTTTCTGTATACTCTCATCCTGAGAGGCTTGGCTTCCGAGATAATTAG
- a CDS encoding (Fe-S)-binding protein translates to METLAPFKEVIDEVKEKGGQAVKYCYQCGKCDTVCPWNKVRKFSMRKLIREATFGLSEIEKEEIWRCTTCGKCPQKCPRDVRQIDDMVALRRMATGYGVYAGSVKPYRAIGTALASQGNPFNEDRKTRASWAEGLNVKQYKEGMEVLYFPCCYCSYDPRLKKVAQATVNLLKKAKVDFGILGEKENCCGESIRKTGNEELFRKLAKENIKTFIDHGVKKILVSSPHCYHTFKNEYPMFNVNFEVVHISQYLNELLKDGRLSISKELSEKVAYHDPCYLGRHNGVYDDPREVLKSIPGVEFSELPEAKEESLCCGMGGGRVWAETEKHERFSNIRVEQAIDTGAKVLATACPYCITALEDSRLVMNHADDITVKDLTEILQEVT, encoded by the coding sequence GTGGAAACTTTAGCACCCTTTAAAGAAGTAATAGATGAGGTAAAGGAAAAAGGCGGGCAGGCTGTCAAGTACTGTTATCAATGTGGTAAATGCGATACAGTATGCCCATGGAATAAGGTAAGAAAATTCAGCATGCGTAAACTTATAAGAGAGGCTACCTTTGGTCTCAGTGAAATAGAAAAGGAAGAGATATGGCGATGCACCACCTGCGGTAAATGTCCTCAAAAATGCCCCAGGGATGTCCGTCAAATAGATGATATGGTAGCTCTTCGTAGAATGGCAACAGGTTATGGCGTATATGCTGGGTCTGTTAAACCTTACAGGGCAATAGGGACAGCCCTTGCATCCCAAGGGAATCCCTTTAATGAAGACAGAAAAACCAGGGCAAGCTGGGCAGAGGGTCTCAATGTAAAGCAATATAAAGAAGGTATGGAGGTCCTTTATTTTCCTTGCTGTTATTGCAGCTATGACCCAAGGTTAAAAAAGGTAGCCCAGGCAACTGTAAATCTCCTTAAAAAGGCAAAGGTAGACTTCGGTATATTAGGGGAAAAGGAAAACTGTTGCGGAGAGAGCATAAGAAAGACAGGGAATGAAGAGTTGTTCAGAAAACTTGCCAAAGAGAACATCAAGACATTTATAGACCATGGAGTAAAAAAGATACTTGTATCATCACCGCACTGTTATCACACCTTCAAAAATGAATACCCCATGTTTAATGTAAATTTTGAAGTAGTTCATATATCCCAGTATCTTAATGAACTCCTCAAAGATGGGAGACTGAGCATATCAAAGGAATTAAGCGAAAAGGTGGCGTATCATGACCCGTGTTATCTTGGCAGACACAACGGCGTATATGATGACCCAAGAGAAGTATTGAAAAGCATCCCTGGAGTTGAGTTTTCTGAACTCCCTGAGGCAAAGGAAGAAAGCCTGTGCTGTGGTATGGGAGGTGGAAGAGTATGGGCAGAGACAGAAAAGCATGAAAGGTTTTCCAATATAAGGGTTGAGCAGGCCATTGATACAGGTGCAAAGGTTCTGGCAACAGCATGCCCATATTGTATAACTGCCCTTGAGGACAGCAGGCTTGTCATGAACCATGCCGATGATATTACTGTAAAAGATTTAACGGAGATATTGCAGGAAGTTACATAA
- a CDS encoding aldehyde ferredoxin oxidoreductase N-terminal domain-containing protein — protein MRYAETGYNLEIDLSTGNIERVETDPKDTELHLGGLGTNAKLLWSRVDPEIDPLSPDMPLIFSTGLFCGTPAPGANRTIITAYSPQTLLMGYSMMGGFWAPELKYAGYDKVILKGKAPHLVYIWIHNDKVEIRDATHLHGMGAVQTQEEIKKELNQPNAHVAAIGLAGENRVSMASIEQGRSSASRLGLGAVMGSKNVKAIAVRGTKDINLARPQEFIDLCNEVLEYIKYRNANPVPGVMTILQGLGSPQEMLHVDEKWHTENFVWGNARVRRKDFWNAEIEKKWAETQLSVRKRLISCYNCPMKCGAIITVPGLSTYMMKCFSKLTYAMAAFVEDLDFGFRIAQKATEYGVDGFSTPQTMAFAVELYEAGILTDADFEGCPKDNEGRFFWLLDRIVRREGIGDILADGTYWAAKRIGKGAEEYAHNNIKKHEQLPLKLGMLNPVYFLMYATGEKINITQIEGQFPQSPFPTMEERLNFIKDWIQVPDEKFKQYLLDWEIRGERSNPYYPTVDMSVDIVDWQEMMHYIDDALGICAGLSSFPLKPPYHIHNYPKLISAAVGFDLDEEGLKKIYKRNRSLVRAINVRKGLRRADEQPPQDHWKKRFPELEKQLLDAYYKFKGWDNDGIPTKESLEELDLGYVAEDLKQRGIIKDGQD, from the coding sequence ATGAGATATGCAGAGACAGGATATAATTTAGAGATTGATCTGTCCACAGGTAACATAGAAAGGGTTGAGACAGATCCAAAGGACACCGAGCTACATTTAGGGGGGCTCGGGACAAACGCAAAGCTCCTCTGGAGCAGGGTTGACCCGGAAATCGACCCCTTATCACCTGATATGCCGCTTATATTCAGCACAGGTCTTTTTTGCGGAACACCGGCGCCAGGTGCAAACAGGACTATTATAACCGCATATTCCCCACAGACACTCCTTATGGGTTACTCTATGATGGGTGGATTCTGGGCGCCTGAATTAAAATATGCAGGTTATGATAAGGTAATCCTCAAAGGTAAGGCGCCTCATTTAGTGTATATCTGGATACACAATGACAAGGTAGAGATAAGGGATGCAACCCATCTCCATGGGATGGGTGCTGTTCAGACCCAGGAGGAGATAAAAAAGGAGCTCAATCAACCTAATGCCCACGTGGCAGCAATAGGTCTTGCCGGTGAAAACAGGGTGTCAATGGCATCTATAGAGCAGGGACGCTCAAGTGCCAGTCGTCTTGGACTCGGTGCTGTCATGGGAAGCAAGAATGTCAAGGCTATAGCAGTTAGGGGAACAAAGGATATAAACCTTGCAAGACCACAAGAATTCATTGATCTTTGTAATGAGGTTCTCGAATACATTAAATATAGAAATGCCAATCCTGTGCCAGGGGTTATGACAATCCTTCAGGGATTAGGCTCACCACAGGAGATGCTCCATGTGGATGAAAAATGGCACACAGAAAACTTTGTCTGGGGTAATGCACGTGTAAGGAGAAAGGATTTCTGGAATGCAGAGATAGAGAAGAAATGGGCAGAGACACAGTTGAGCGTCCGTAAGAGACTTATAAGCTGTTATAACTGTCCCATGAAGTGTGGTGCCATCATTACTGTCCCAGGGTTATCCACATACATGATGAAGTGTTTCTCTAAACTAACCTACGCCATGGCAGCATTTGTAGAAGACCTTGATTTCGGATTCAGGATTGCACAAAAGGCAACTGAATATGGAGTTGATGGTTTTTCAACACCACAGACCATGGCATTTGCAGTAGAATTGTATGAGGCAGGGATCCTCACAGACGCTGACTTTGAAGGCTGCCCTAAGGATAATGAAGGGAGGTTCTTCTGGTTACTCGACAGGATTGTCCGTCGTGAGGGTATAGGCGATATTCTCGCAGACGGAACATACTGGGCAGCAAAGAGGATAGGTAAGGGCGCAGAGGAATATGCCCATAACAACATTAAAAAGCATGAACAGCTTCCATTGAAACTCGGTATGTTAAACCCTGTTTACTTTTTGATGTATGCCACAGGAGAAAAGATAAATATAACACAGATAGAAGGTCAGTTCCCCCAGTCACCCTTCCCCACCATGGAGGAGAGGTTGAACTTTATAAAAGACTGGATACAGGTGCCTGACGAAAAATTTAAACAGTATCTTCTCGATTGGGAGATCAGGGGAGAACGTTCCAATCCATACTATCCTACTGTTGATATGTCTGTGGACATAGTGGACTGGCAGGAGATGATGCATTATATCGATGATGCCCTTGGTATATGTGCAGGGCTCTCATCATTCCCACTTAAGCCTCCATACCATATACACAATTATCCAAAACTGATATCTGCAGCAGTAGGGTTTGACCTTGATGAGGAAGGCTTAAAGAAGATATACAAAAGGAACAGGAGCCTTGTAAGGGCAATCAATGTGAGAAAGGGCTTAAGAAGAGCAGACGAACAGCCTCCTCAGGACCACTGGAAGAAGAGATTCCCTGAACTGGAAAAACAACTCCTTGATGCATACTATAAGTTCAAGGGATGGGATAATGATGGTATTCCAACAAAAGAATCACTTGAAGAATTAGATCTGGGCTATGTTGCCGAAGACTTAAAACAGAGAGGGATAATAAAAGATGGCCAAGATTAA
- a CDS encoding 3-oxoacyl-ACP reductase family protein: MKLEGKNAVVTGGGRGVGRAISLAFAQEGANVVVNYAGNQKAADEVVEMIKGMGRKAVAVKGDVGIEEDATRIIETCVQNFGSIDILVNNAGISKPSMLHKMTVDVWDQVVNVQMRGPWLCIKAASKYFMQQNYGRIVNVTSVAGMVGTIGQINYAAAKGGVVTLTKSAARELAKFNVTCNCISLGIVTTEMTSTLQNDEKLREIYTRRILLGRYAEPEDVAPAFVFFASDDARYITGQVLPVDGGYGMT; the protein is encoded by the coding sequence ATGAAATTAGAGGGAAAAAATGCTGTAGTTACAGGTGGCGGCAGAGGTGTTGGAAGGGCAATCAGTCTTGCCTTTGCACAAGAAGGGGCTAATGTAGTGGTAAATTATGCCGGTAATCAGAAGGCTGCCGATGAGGTAGTAGAGATGATCAAGGGAATGGGCAGAAAGGCTGTTGCTGTAAAAGGCGATGTAGGCATTGAAGAGGATGCAACAAGGATTATAGAGACATGTGTCCAAAACTTCGGTTCTATTGACATCCTTGTGAACAATGCAGGCATTTCAAAGCCGTCAATGCTCCACAAAATGACCGTTGATGTCTGGGATCAGGTTGTAAATGTCCAGATGAGAGGTCCATGGCTCTGCATAAAGGCTGCATCAAAATATTTCATGCAACAGAACTATGGCAGAATAGTAAATGTGACTTCAGTGGCAGGTATGGTGGGAACAATAGGCCAGATCAACTATGCAGCAGCAAAAGGCGGGGTTGTAACCCTTACAAAGTCAGCGGCAAGAGAACTTGCAAAGTTTAACGTAACCTGTAACTGTATCTCCCTCGGGATTGTTACCACAGAGATGACATCCACACTTCAGAACGATGAAAAGCTAAGAGAGATATATACGAGAAGGATACTACTCGGTAGATACGCAGAACCAGAAGACGTTGCACCAGCCTTCGTATTTTTTGCCTCAGATGATGCTCGCTATATCACAGGACAGGTCCTACCTGTAGATGGCGGATACGGTATGACGTAA
- the had gene encoding 6-hydroxycyclohex-1-ene-1-carbonyl-CoA dehydrogenase, translating to MAEVPKTIKQWQMVQPTTFNKETKEKIPGKLEMAEIPVPELKEGEVLVEIAGCGVCHTDLGYFFDGVPTVSKPPLALGHEISGTVIAGDPAWIGKEVIIPAVMPCRKCILCKTGRGNRCLFQKMPGNSIGVYGGFASHIPVPTIDLCVIPDKKGFALEQLAVVADAVTTPYQACKRADLQPGDNVIILGATGGVGVYMAQTAKALGAKTVIGIARNPEKLQRALSYGCDAVISTIDKDNKTIVGEWRNFCKANGLDNTGWKIFEVTGTKAGQDLALDLLSFVGKLILVGFGMSKSEYMFSKLMAFDAEVIGTWGCLPEYYPIVLDMVLSRRIQLEPFVEVRPMSTIAATFEEIHKAGSPAKRVVLKPDF from the coding sequence ATGGCAGAAGTACCAAAAACAATAAAACAATGGCAGATGGTTCAACCAACCACATTCAACAAAGAGACAAAAGAGAAGATCCCGGGAAAGCTTGAGATGGCAGAGATACCTGTTCCTGAACTCAAAGAGGGGGAGGTTCTTGTAGAGATCGCCGGCTGCGGCGTATGCCATACAGACCTCGGTTATTTCTTTGATGGTGTCCCAACAGTGAGCAAACCACCTTTAGCCCTTGGCCATGAGATATCAGGGACAGTTATTGCAGGTGACCCTGCATGGATAGGCAAAGAGGTTATAATTCCGGCGGTTATGCCATGCAGAAAGTGTATACTTTGCAAAACAGGACGTGGTAATAGATGCCTTTTCCAGAAGATGCCAGGAAACTCCATAGGCGTATACGGTGGATTTGCAAGCCATATACCTGTGCCTACCATTGACCTGTGTGTAATTCCTGATAAAAAAGGATTCGCCCTCGAACAGCTTGCTGTTGTGGCAGATGCAGTAACAACACCATATCAGGCATGCAAAAGGGCAGACCTTCAGCCAGGTGATAACGTGATTATCCTCGGTGCTACTGGTGGTGTGGGTGTGTATATGGCACAGACAGCAAAGGCCCTGGGCGCAAAGACTGTAATAGGCATTGCAAGAAACCCTGAGAAACTCCAGAGGGCATTAAGCTATGGCTGTGATGCTGTAATAAGCACCATAGACAAAGACAATAAGACCATAGTAGGCGAGTGGAGAAACTTCTGCAAGGCCAACGGCTTAGATAATACAGGTTGGAAGATCTTTGAGGTAACAGGCACAAAGGCAGGTCAGGATCTTGCCCTTGACCTTCTCTCATTCGTAGGCAAACTCATCCTCGTAGGGTTCGGCATGTCCAAGAGCGAATACATGTTCTCAAAGCTTATGGCATTTGATGCCGAGGTTATAGGGACATGGGGATGTCTGCCTGAGTATTACCCCATCGTGCTCGATATGGTCCTTTCAAGAAGGATCCAGTTAGAGCCTTTTGTGGAAGTAAGGCCCATGAGCACAATAGCAGCAACCTTTGAAGAAATACACAAAGCAGGCTCACCTGCTAAAAGAGTTGTATTAAAGCCGGATTTTTAA
- the oah gene encoding 6-oxocyclohex-1-ene-1-carbonyl-CoA hydratase, with translation MGLEWMPREHGLKDHSRHGTQWWGKDAPCTVYEKKPLKDPKGNVVPGLYVAWVTLNNPAQFNSYTTEMVKGVIAGFENSSTDREVVAVVFTGTGPFAFCTGGNTKEYSEYYSMRPEEYGAYMELFNNMVDSILMCKKPVICRVNGMRVAGGQEIGTACDLTLASDIAIFGQAGPRHGSAPVGGASDFLPAYLSIEDAMWSCVSCEMWSAYKMWWKGLITKAFPVLKNEKGEWVRNPQVITDTFIKNGEIVYGENKTGDEFKQARAWVQEKQKAGEVDFSLMDAEIDRIVWQFANLFPGCLMKSVDGIRQKKKFFWDTMKNDHRYWLATNMMGEAFLGFGAFNTKKITGWDTIDFIKNRQLIAQGRLVDQSFMEEVLGKPQAK, from the coding sequence ATGGGTTTAGAATGGATGCCAAGAGAACACGGATTAAAGGATCACTCAAGACACGGGACACAGTGGTGGGGTAAAGATGCACCCTGTACTGTCTATGAGAAGAAACCCTTAAAAGACCCCAAGGGCAATGTAGTGCCAGGCCTTTATGTAGCATGGGTAACACTCAACAACCCTGCCCAGTTTAACAGCTATACCACAGAGATGGTAAAGGGTGTTATTGCAGGTTTTGAGAATTCATCCACAGACCGTGAGGTAGTGGCAGTTGTCTTCACAGGCACAGGGCCATTTGCATTCTGCACAGGCGGCAACACAAAAGAATATTCTGAATATTACAGCATGAGACCAGAGGAATATGGCGCATACATGGAACTCTTCAACAACATGGTGGATTCCATACTCATGTGCAAGAAACCGGTTATCTGCCGTGTAAACGGTATGAGGGTTGCCGGTGGCCAGGAGATAGGAACCGCATGTGACCTTACCTTAGCATCAGACATTGCCATATTTGGCCAGGCAGGTCCTCGTCATGGTTCAGCACCTGTTGGTGGTGCATCTGACTTCCTTCCTGCATATCTGAGCATTGAAGATGCCATGTGGTCATGTGTATCATGCGAGATGTGGAGCGCTTACAAGATGTGGTGGAAGGGCCTTATAACAAAGGCATTCCCTGTCCTCAAAAATGAAAAGGGCGAATGGGTAAGGAACCCACAGGTCATTACAGACACATTTATTAAAAATGGCGAGATAGTATACGGCGAAAATAAAACAGGTGATGAGTTCAAACAGGCAAGGGCATGGGTCCAGGAAAAACAGAAAGCTGGAGAAGTAGACTTCTCACTTATGGATGCAGAGATCGATAGGATAGTCTGGCAATTTGCGAACCTCTTCCCTGGCTGTCTCATGAAGTCAGTAGATGGCATCAGGCAGAAAAAGAAATTCTTCTGGGATACCATGAAGAACGACCACAGATACTGGCTGGCAACAAACATGATGGGCGAGGCATTCCTCGGTTTCGGTGCATTCAACACCAAGAAGATCACCGGTTGGGATACCATCGACTTCATCAAGAACCGTCAGCTCATCGCTCAGGGCAGACTCGTGGATCAGTCCTTTATGGAAGAGGTCCTTGGAAAGCCTCAGGCAAAGTAG